The following proteins are encoded in a genomic region of Paraburkholderia sp. BL23I1N1:
- a CDS encoding protein-L-isoaspartate O-methyltransferase, producing the protein MNIEQARFNMIEQQIRPWEVLDQDVLNLLSIVKRENFVPTVYRDLAFVDFEVPLPAGQHMLAPRVEARVLQELAVKKHESVLEIGAGSGYMAALLAHRAQHVLTVDIEPELAELAKNNLIANGVLNAEVATGDASRGWAGAAPYDVICVSGGLPVLPQEILEHLKIGGRLAAFVGVAPVMKAQIITRIDEKQYRIADVFETYVEPLTNAVQPPRFKF; encoded by the coding sequence ATGAACATCGAGCAAGCGCGTTTCAACATGATCGAACAGCAGATCCGCCCCTGGGAAGTGCTCGACCAGGACGTGCTGAATCTGCTCTCGATCGTCAAGCGTGAAAACTTCGTCCCCACCGTCTATCGCGATCTGGCCTTCGTCGACTTCGAAGTGCCGCTGCCGGCCGGCCAGCACATGCTGGCGCCGCGCGTCGAAGCGCGTGTGCTGCAGGAACTGGCGGTGAAGAAACACGAAAGCGTGCTCGAAATCGGCGCCGGCTCGGGTTACATGGCCGCCCTGCTCGCGCACCGCGCGCAGCACGTGCTGACGGTCGACATCGAACCGGAACTCGCGGAACTGGCGAAGAACAACCTGATCGCCAACGGCGTGCTGAACGCCGAAGTCGCCACTGGCGACGCCTCGCGCGGCTGGGCCGGCGCGGCGCCGTACGACGTGATCTGCGTCTCGGGCGGCCTGCCGGTGCTGCCGCAGGAAATCCTCGAACACCTCAAAATCGGCGGCCGTCTGGCGGCGTTCGTCGGCGTCGCGCCGGTCATGAAGGCGCAGATCATCACGCGTATCGACGAGAAGCAATACCGTATCGCCGACGTGTTCGAAACCTATGTCGAGCCGCTGACCAACGCCGTGCAGCCGCCGCGTTTCAAGTTTTAA
- a CDS encoding LacI family DNA-binding transcriptional regulator — MSSPAARKRPPPEAQPSRPVEGLSIAQVAEQAGVSVATVSRVLNGHENVRPATRDKVLAAVDASGYRVNELARNLRTAESRLLLTMVPDVGNPFYAEIVRGIDSVARQHGYFMLLCDTGADPGRERSYFDLLRRRRADGAICLDPATIQQALGEASSELPWVACCEFDPTTGVPYVGIDNYRAAGDAVRHLLARGHRRIGLINSDVDYLYARQRQQGYLDALIEAGITPDDHWRMNLNSLDYEAGASAAALLMQQPNAPSAIFAVSDTLAIGVIHGLRNVGKRVPDDVAVVGFDDISLAAQIDPPLTTIAQPMRELGETAARLLLQRLANPLANVPGVLLPHRLVIRRSA; from the coding sequence CTGTCGTCGCCAGCGGCGAGAAAGCGCCCGCCGCCTGAGGCTCAGCCGTCGCGTCCGGTCGAGGGGCTTTCGATTGCCCAGGTGGCGGAGCAGGCGGGGGTCTCGGTGGCGACCGTGTCGCGCGTGCTGAACGGCCACGAAAACGTGCGGCCCGCCACGCGCGACAAGGTCTTGGCGGCGGTCGACGCCAGCGGCTATCGCGTCAACGAACTCGCGCGCAATCTGCGCACCGCCGAAAGCCGGCTGCTGCTAACGATGGTGCCCGATGTCGGCAACCCCTTCTACGCGGAGATCGTGCGCGGGATCGACAGCGTCGCGCGCCAGCACGGCTACTTCATGCTGCTATGCGACACGGGCGCCGATCCAGGACGCGAGCGCAGCTATTTCGATCTGCTGCGCCGCCGCCGCGCGGACGGCGCGATCTGCCTCGATCCCGCCACCATCCAGCAGGCGCTCGGTGAGGCATCGAGCGAGTTGCCGTGGGTCGCGTGCTGCGAGTTCGATCCGACGACGGGCGTGCCCTACGTCGGCATCGACAACTATCGGGCGGCGGGCGACGCAGTGCGACATCTGCTTGCGCGCGGCCATCGGCGTATCGGGCTGATCAATTCGGATGTTGACTATCTGTACGCGCGGCAGCGCCAGCAGGGCTATCTGGATGCGTTAATCGAAGCGGGCATCACGCCGGACGACCATTGGCGCATGAATCTAAATAGTCTCGACTACGAGGCGGGCGCATCGGCCGCGGCCTTGCTGATGCAGCAGCCTAACGCGCCGAGCGCGATCTTCGCCGTCTCCGACACGCTGGCGATCGGCGTGATCCACGGTTTGCGCAACGTCGGCAAGCGCGTGCCGGACGATGTGGCAGTGGTCGGCTTCGACGACATCTCGCTTGCTGCGCAGATCGATCCGCCGCTGACCACCATCGCACAGCCGATGCGCGAGCTCGGCGAAACCGCCGCGCGCCTGCTGCTGCAACGGCTGGCGAATCCATTGGCGAACGTGCCGGGCGTGTTGCTGCCGCATCGCCTCGTGATTCGCAGGAGCGCGTGA